The Solibacillus sp. FSL W7-1436 genome window below encodes:
- the recQ gene encoding DNA helicase RecQ — MISLALQHLKTNFGYDSFRPGQTQIIDNVLNNKDTLVIMPTGGGKSLCYQIPALCMEGTTLVISPLISLMKDQVDMLVSSGISAAYINSSLNYEEVQDVMYGVQSGKIKLLYIAPERLENERFCMELSQINVPLLAIDEAHCISHWGHDFRPSYRSIQQLLHLWEKKPTVIALTATATEEVSADIQQLLSIEKENTFITGFARENLTFSVLLGENKEAYIKKYVKANENEAGIIYAATRKSVEAVYEMLNKSGFAVAKYHGGMFEEDRTYEQNRFLNDEVQIMVATNAFGMGINKTNVRYVLHYNMPRNMESYYQEAGRAGRDGLDSECILLYSSSDEQTQRFLIDQAQDRSRIPFELQKLHAMIDYCHTERCLQSYIIEYFGDEAGQDCGKCANCTDNRPQLDVTTDAQKVLSCIVRMGQKFGKQLTASVLAGSRSKKVLEFNFQKLPTYGILRAMNAKEIANFIEFLISEKLIVVNNGQFPTLSISDAGKEVLLGQKKVLRKEARIIESAVEPNDPLFEILRKIRKEIADREKVPPFVVFSDKSLKDMCLRKPKNSTQFLEVSGVGENKLEKYGKTFIEAIIENT, encoded by the coding sequence ATGATTTCACTTGCATTACAACATCTAAAAACAAACTTTGGTTATGACTCTTTCCGTCCTGGTCAAACCCAAATCATCGATAACGTATTAAATAATAAAGATACACTTGTTATTATGCCGACAGGTGGAGGGAAATCCCTTTGCTATCAGATACCGGCACTGTGTATGGAAGGGACAACACTTGTTATTTCACCGTTGATCTCTCTAATGAAAGACCAGGTAGATATGCTGGTATCCAGTGGGATTTCAGCGGCTTACATTAATAGCTCCCTTAATTATGAAGAAGTTCAGGACGTTATGTATGGTGTACAAAGCGGTAAAATCAAATTGCTTTACATTGCTCCGGAACGACTGGAAAATGAACGCTTTTGCATGGAACTTTCACAAATAAATGTGCCACTTTTAGCAATTGATGAAGCCCATTGTATATCGCATTGGGGGCATGATTTTCGTCCAAGTTACCGTTCAATCCAGCAACTGCTGCATCTATGGGAAAAGAAACCGACCGTTATTGCATTGACGGCTACTGCTACCGAAGAGGTAAGTGCAGACATTCAACAGCTTCTTTCCATCGAAAAAGAAAATACTTTCATTACCGGTTTCGCGCGTGAAAATTTAACATTTTCAGTTTTACTTGGAGAAAACAAAGAAGCCTATATAAAGAAATATGTAAAAGCGAATGAAAATGAAGCAGGGATAATTTACGCAGCAACCCGAAAATCAGTGGAAGCAGTGTATGAGATGCTGAACAAATCCGGTTTTGCTGTAGCAAAATATCATGGCGGTATGTTTGAAGAAGACCGTACATATGAACAAAATCGCTTTTTAAATGATGAAGTTCAAATAATGGTCGCAACAAATGCTTTTGGAATGGGAATCAACAAGACCAATGTTCGGTATGTACTTCATTACAATATGCCTCGTAATATGGAGAGCTATTATCAGGAGGCAGGACGAGCTGGACGTGATGGACTGGATAGTGAGTGTATATTATTATACAGCTCTTCCGACGAACAAACCCAGCGTTTCTTAATCGATCAGGCACAGGATCGCTCTCGTATTCCTTTTGAGCTTCAAAAGCTGCATGCAATGATTGATTACTGTCATACAGAGCGCTGTCTGCAAAGTTATATCATTGAATATTTTGGAGACGAAGCGGGTCAAGATTGCGGGAAATGTGCGAACTGCACAGATAACCGGCCACAGCTCGATGTAACAACTGATGCACAGAAAGTATTGTCCTGTATTGTAAGGATGGGCCAGAAATTCGGTAAACAGTTAACCGCTTCTGTATTGGCTGGTTCGCGCAGTAAGAAAGTTCTTGAATTCAATTTTCAGAAGCTGCCGACATATGGCATTTTACGTGCAATGAATGCAAAAGAAATTGCCAATTTTATCGAGTTTTTGATTTCAGAAAAACTGATTGTCGTTAATAATGGGCAGTTCCCGACATTATCGATCTCAGATGCAGGAAAAGAAGTACTGCTTGGCCAAAAAAAGGTATTGCGTAAAGAGGCACGCATTATTGAATCAGCAGTAGAGCCAAACGATCCTCTATTCGAAATTCTTCGTAAAATACGAAAAGAAATTGCCGATCGTGAGAAAGTTCCACCTTTTGTTGTTTTCTCTGATAAATCTTTAAAAGATATGTGTCTCCGTAAACCTAAAAACAGTACACAGTTTTTAGAGGTAAGCGGCGTAGGGGAGAATAAATTAGAAAAATACGGTAAAACTTTCATTGAGGCAATTATTGAAAACACGTAA
- a CDS encoding MFS transporter, with product MKQLSKWKSVFIIFSIILVSINLRPAITSVGPILSTIRDALQVSSTHMSLLTSIPVFCMGLFAPLAVPIQKKYGYRWSVTVLTALIGLATAARILFSNYSALVMTSFLAGFAIAIISPIINAYIKEMFPTKMEPVIGVYSFAMGFGATLSAGFTAIIYKNFDGNWALALGIWGVLAIIAMIGWFTTVEESHVTSIRSSQNEEKRNPWKNKVAWSILLYFGFQTSLFFSLTTWLTSVALEQGMALLTAGSVLTLMTIVQLAGNLLIPSLVNRYPNRIIWLHSLILIGLVGSAIFFINQNWAIWASAVIFGFVLSGLFPIGLMLPLDEAKNKAEANEWSSMVLSGGFMMSAVVPLIIGIVYDMTGTHYVTKWIIVILFVFMSLSIIGMQRQKKAV from the coding sequence ATGAAGCAATTATCAAAATGGAAATCTGTATTCATTATTTTTTCCATTATACTTGTTTCCATCAATCTGCGTCCGGCGATTACTTCTGTAGGTCCGATTTTATCGACGATTAGGGATGCTTTACAAGTTTCAAGTACCCATATGAGTTTACTGACATCGATCCCGGTATTTTGTATGGGGTTGTTTGCACCGCTTGCCGTTCCAATACAAAAAAAATACGGCTATCGCTGGTCGGTAACAGTTTTAACGGCATTAATAGGTCTTGCTACAGCGGCAAGAATCCTATTTTCAAATTATAGTGCTCTAGTAATGACGAGCTTTTTGGCGGGTTTTGCCATCGCTATCATCAGTCCGATTATAAACGCCTATATAAAAGAAATGTTTCCGACAAAAATGGAACCGGTTATTGGAGTCTATTCTTTCGCGATGGGGTTCGGGGCTACTCTAAGTGCCGGGTTCACGGCTATTATTTATAAAAACTTCGATGGAAATTGGGCCCTGGCGTTAGGTATTTGGGGTGTTTTGGCAATTATCGCAATGATCGGCTGGTTCACTACAGTGGAGGAGTCGCATGTTACATCCATCAGAAGTTCTCAAAACGAAGAAAAGCGGAATCCGTGGAAAAATAAAGTAGCATGGTCAATTCTTCTATACTTCGGTTTCCAAACATCCCTGTTCTTCAGTTTGACGACATGGCTCACTTCTGTTGCATTGGAGCAGGGGATGGCATTGTTGACGGCGGGTTCTGTATTAACATTGATGACAATCGTTCAGTTGGCAGGAAATTTACTCATTCCGTCTCTCGTTAACCGTTATCCTAATCGAATTATTTGGCTGCACAGTCTGATTTTGATTGGATTGGTCGGTTCGGCCATCTTCTTTATCAATCAGAATTGGGCAATTTGGGCCAGCGCAGTGATATTCGGTTTTGTTCTCAGCGGATTATTCCCGATCGGGTTAATGCTGCCTTTGGATGAAGCAAAAAATAAAGCCGAAGCAAACGAATGGAGTTCAATGGTATTGTCAGGCGGTTTTATGATGAGTGCGGTAGTCCCGCTTATCATTGGAATTGTGTATGATATGACTGGTACACATTATGTAACGAAGTGGATTATCGTCATATTATTCGTTTTTATGTCACTTTCGATCATCGGAATGCAAAGACAAAAGAAAGCAGTATAA
- a CDS encoding FAD-binding oxidoreductase, whose protein sequence is MNYIEQLQQILSSEQVTTNEVLRTQHGKDESYHEPHLPDVVIYPKTAQEVSEIVALANEQRIPVVPFGLGTSLEGHVIPYHGGISLDLSLMNAVLEVRPEDFLVKVQPGVTRSQLNKELKKYGLFFSVDPGADATLGGMAATNASGTTSVRYGIMRDQVRDLEVVLANGDVIHTGGLAAKSSSGYHLNGLMVGSEGTLGVITELTVRVFGIPERIVAGRATFETVQQAVDAVVALKQAGIPMARMELVDKQSIEKVNIASGANFPATPTLFLEFHGNEAGLQSDVVFATELLNDNGCIELAFEQDERARNHLWELRHNMAYTYIHSAPGKKLMSTDVVVPINSLPDAIQNSREKIERMQIDAGIVGHVGDGNYHILLMVDMDSKEEIAQAKELNEHVVEYALSLGGTCTGEHGVGYGKKKYQQQEHGLAYTWMKEIKRVFDPNNIFNPGKIFLD, encoded by the coding sequence GTGAATTATATTGAACAGTTACAGCAAATTTTATCAAGTGAGCAAGTGACAACAAATGAAGTGTTACGTACACAACACGGGAAAGATGAATCGTATCATGAACCTCATTTACCGGATGTTGTCATCTATCCGAAAACCGCACAGGAAGTAAGCGAAATTGTAGCACTGGCAAATGAGCAGCGTATTCCCGTAGTGCCATTCGGACTTGGTACAAGTCTAGAAGGACATGTCATCCCTTATCATGGCGGAATCTCTTTGGATTTATCGCTCATGAATGCCGTATTGGAAGTACGACCTGAAGATTTTCTCGTAAAGGTCCAGCCGGGGGTAACGCGCAGCCAGCTGAATAAAGAATTAAAAAAATACGGTTTATTCTTTTCGGTTGATCCGGGTGCCGACGCGACATTAGGTGGAATGGCCGCGACAAATGCGAGCGGAACAACATCTGTACGCTACGGTATTATGCGTGACCAAGTACGTGATCTAGAAGTAGTGTTGGCGAATGGTGATGTGATCCATACTGGCGGATTGGCGGCAAAATCTTCTTCTGGCTATCATTTGAACGGTTTGATGGTCGGTTCAGAGGGCACACTGGGGGTCATTACTGAACTGACCGTACGAGTTTTCGGAATTCCGGAAAGAATTGTTGCGGGCCGCGCGACATTTGAAACAGTACAACAAGCAGTCGATGCTGTTGTTGCATTGAAACAGGCCGGTATACCGATGGCACGAATGGAACTTGTCGATAAACAAAGTATTGAAAAAGTAAACATTGCATCCGGCGCAAATTTCCCGGCAACGCCTACGCTATTTTTGGAATTCCACGGGAATGAGGCGGGCTTGCAGTCAGACGTTGTTTTTGCGACCGAATTATTGAACGACAATGGCTGTATCGAGCTAGCATTTGAACAAGATGAACGTGCACGCAATCATTTATGGGAGCTTCGGCATAATATGGCCTATACATATATTCATTCCGCTCCAGGGAAAAAGCTGATGTCTACAGATGTTGTTGTTCCAATCAATTCACTGCCGGATGCGATTCAAAACTCCCGCGAGAAAATTGAACGCATGCAGATCGACGCGGGAATTGTCGGGCATGTAGGAGACGGTAACTATCATATATTGCTGATGGTAGATATGGACAGTAAAGAAGAAATTGCACAAGCAAAAGAACTGAATGAACATGTCGTTGAATACGCCTTGTCACTTGGAGGTACTTGTACCGGGGAACACGGTGTCGGTTATGGCAAGAAAAAGTACCAGCAGCAAGAACACGGACTTGCGTATACGTGGATGAAAGAGATTAAACGGGTATTTGATCCGAACAACATTTTTAACCCCGGCAAAATCTTTTTGGATTAA
- a CDS encoding aminotransferase class I/II-fold pyridoxal phosphate-dependent enzyme: protein MNIQPSKKMSLFVPAIFGDLKKHAKLQEQKGTELIDLSLGSPDIAPAENLRKKMSELTALSSSYGYTLTGIQTFNEAVCRYYKRVNNVELDPETEVVQTIGSQEGLVHLPVAFCDPGDIVLTTNPAYVAYDAGIHLAGATPYYMPLTKENQYLPDLTAIPEEIRQKAKLLILNLPGNPVPAMPSFAYFEEVVAFAKKYNIIVLHDAAYSEFYFKGDAPVSFLATPGAKEVGLEINSLSKSFSLAGTRIAYIVGNAQLVGIMKQLKSNLDFGIFEPIQQVAALALDNAEQVTSVLRETFSVRHKALMEGLTSIGWEVAPSDGGMFVWAKYPYDSKCIDFAYKAIEQTGVVMVPGTVFGTAGEGYMRLALVQPVEKLQEAVKRLATIKL, encoded by the coding sequence TTGAATATCCAACCGTCTAAAAAAATGTCATTATTTGTGCCGGCTATATTTGGTGACTTGAAAAAGCATGCCAAATTACAAGAGCAAAAAGGAACGGAACTTATCGATTTAAGCCTTGGGAGCCCTGATATCGCTCCAGCAGAGAATTTACGTAAAAAAATGTCCGAGCTTACGGCACTCTCGTCTTCTTACGGCTATACTTTAACGGGTATTCAAACATTCAATGAAGCGGTATGTCGTTATTATAAACGAGTAAACAATGTTGAGTTGGATCCGGAAACTGAAGTTGTGCAAACAATTGGCTCACAGGAAGGTCTAGTCCATCTGCCGGTAGCATTCTGCGATCCTGGAGATATTGTACTCACTACAAACCCGGCATATGTCGCGTATGATGCTGGGATTCATTTGGCTGGTGCAACGCCTTACTATATGCCATTGACTAAGGAAAATCAGTATTTGCCGGATTTAACAGCCATTCCGGAAGAGATTCGCCAAAAAGCAAAATTACTGATTTTAAACTTGCCGGGCAATCCGGTACCGGCCATGCCATCATTCGCGTATTTTGAAGAAGTCGTGGCATTCGCCAAAAAATATAATATTATTGTACTGCATGATGCGGCCTATTCCGAATTTTACTTTAAAGGGGATGCTCCTGTCAGCTTCCTTGCGACGCCGGGTGCGAAGGAAGTCGGTCTGGAAATCAACTCTTTATCGAAAAGTTTCAGTCTGGCTGGGACTCGTATTGCCTACATAGTCGGAAATGCTCAATTAGTCGGGATTATGAAACAGCTGAAGTCAAACTTGGATTTTGGTATTTTCGAACCGATTCAGCAAGTTGCCGCTTTGGCATTGGACAATGCAGAGCAAGTTACAAGTGTACTGAGAGAAACGTTCTCTGTCCGTCATAAAGCCCTTATGGAAGGGTTAACATCAATCGGGTGGGAAGTTGCACCGAGCGATGGCGGAATGTTCGTTTGGGCAAAATATCCGTATGATAGTAAATGCATCGACTTTGCCTATAAAGCAATCGAACAAACAGGTGTTGTCATGGTACCGGGTACAGTATTTGGCACAGCGGGTGAAGGCTATATGCGTCTTGCATTAGTGCAGCCGGTCGAAAAGCTTCAGGAAGCTGTTAAACGACTGGCAACAATAAAACTATAA
- a CDS encoding helix-turn-helix domain-containing protein, with the protein MNILGERIKKLRKQKKLTQTELVGERLTKGMLSLIENGKAQPSMESLRFIAKRLNVDVDYLLDDGTLTMLRSLYTTIEEDVERRKLIRDPEELQSLTIKIIEKIEPYLPEIQGTNYEQIRLREVYFLMNRTINKAKSLDEYWKFIDQYEEIHAYSRMLRCYFYLCQAAIDQRNYNETLAILKQGEKRIEPYELMMDPMVILDLYYNLTISYSAVDDVKMSDHYLQKALNMAKKKQIFYRMDRFYHLLFIQSISNEDTAKSKEYIEKLMLLSEFADDPAISVRYLYSKLHFMNIVEKKYSHIVPEIEHYKAKLQDYLFLFKNPIFVGEEMYAEFKLQNYSKALQIGTALTIPDYLHHPIDLAKYYQFFAVRALASYYEKDEVAAKRDIIFAKNGVEDFPETIYKKFIYKAFNEIFI; encoded by the coding sequence TTGAATATACTAGGAGAACGCATCAAAAAGCTGAGAAAACAGAAAAAATTAACTCAGACCGAGTTAGTAGGGGAACGTTTAACGAAAGGTATGCTAAGTTTAATCGAGAACGGTAAAGCGCAGCCTTCAATGGAAAGTCTTCGTTTTATAGCAAAACGATTAAATGTCGATGTCGACTACTTGCTGGATGACGGGACACTTACAATGCTCAGAAGCTTGTATACCACAATTGAAGAAGATGTAGAGCGTAGAAAGCTCATACGCGACCCCGAGGAACTCCAATCACTTACGATTAAAATAATCGAAAAAATTGAACCTTATTTACCGGAAATTCAAGGTACGAACTATGAACAAATACGTTTAAGAGAAGTTTATTTTTTAATGAATCGCACAATCAACAAAGCCAAATCACTCGACGAATACTGGAAGTTTATCGATCAATACGAGGAAATCCATGCATACAGTCGAATGCTTCGATGTTATTTTTATTTATGCCAGGCTGCAATCGATCAGCGTAATTACAATGAAACGTTAGCTATTTTAAAGCAAGGGGAAAAACGGATCGAACCATATGAACTGATGATGGATCCAATGGTAATCCTTGATTTGTATTATAATTTAACGATTTCCTATTCAGCAGTCGATGATGTTAAAATGTCGGATCATTATTTACAAAAGGCATTGAACATGGCAAAAAAGAAGCAAATATTTTATCGAATGGACCGCTTTTATCATTTGTTGTTTATTCAATCTATTTCGAATGAAGATACTGCAAAAAGTAAAGAGTACATAGAAAAATTAATGCTTTTATCTGAGTTTGCCGATGATCCGGCAATTTCGGTCCGGTATTTATACAGTAAGTTGCATTTTATGAACATTGTTGAAAAGAAGTATTCCCACATTGTCCCGGAAATTGAGCATTATAAAGCAAAACTGCAGGATTACTTATTTTTATTTAAAAATCCAATCTTCGTAGGTGAAGAGATGTATGCCGAGTTTAAATTGCAAAACTACTCGAAGGCACTCCAAATCGGGACTGCATTAACCATTCCTGACTATTTACACCACCCCATTGATTTAGCAAAATATTATCAGTTCTTTGCGGTAAGGGCATTAGCTTCTTACTATGAAAAGGATGAAGTTGCTGCAAAGCGTGATATCATCTTCGCGAAAAATGGCGTAGAAGACTTTCCCGAGACGATTTACAAAAAATTTATTTACAAAGCTTTCAATGAAATCTTCATTTAA
- the msrA gene encoding peptide-methionine (S)-S-oxide reductase MsrA, whose product MEKATFAGGCFWCMVKPFDQWEGIEKVTSGYMGGHVKNPTYEDVKRGDSGHVEVVEIEFNPEIFSYEKLLDIYWMQIDPTDAGGQFQDRGESYKTVIFTHNDEQYTAALQSKKNLAESGRFKKPIVTEIKQAETFWPAEDYHQDYYKKEEEHYQEDRAKSGRDEFIDTHWKKS is encoded by the coding sequence ATGGAAAAGGCAACATTTGCAGGTGGTTGTTTTTGGTGTATGGTCAAACCTTTTGATCAATGGGAAGGCATTGAAAAAGTAACGAGCGGTTATATGGGCGGTCATGTGAAAAACCCTACATATGAAGATGTTAAGCGTGGAGACTCCGGACATGTGGAAGTTGTCGAGATTGAATTTAACCCGGAGATTTTCAGCTATGAAAAACTATTAGATATATATTGGATGCAAATAGACCCAACAGATGCTGGCGGTCAATTCCAAGATCGCGGCGAGTCTTATAAAACAGTGATTTTTACACATAACGATGAACAGTATACGGCTGCATTGCAATCGAAGAAAAATCTGGCGGAAAGCGGACGTTTCAAAAAGCCGATTGTAACTGAAATCAAACAGGCAGAAACTTTTTGGCCGGCTGAAGATTACCATCAGGATTATTACAAAAAAGAAGAAGAGCATTATCAAGAAGACCGTGCCAAATCCGGACGTGACGAGTTCATCGACACACACTGGAAAAAAAGTTAA
- a CDS encoding cysteine synthase: MLSKWLTSLEENGVKVETVIEKTELVEGDILNGSVYVTTHTEEDKIDYISLLVLCEELDGELTIVGKHSFQLVGGIRSKDGEIIPFEIIPDERWVCGKDEQLILQTTVVFLDGVAIEEQGVITYSAIE, translated from the coding sequence ATGTTAAGCAAATGGCTAACATCATTAGAAGAGAATGGCGTGAAGGTTGAGACCGTTATCGAAAAAACAGAACTAGTAGAAGGTGACATATTAAACGGTTCTGTTTATGTGACAACACATACAGAAGAGGATAAAATCGATTACATTTCCTTATTAGTCCTTTGTGAAGAATTGGATGGCGAATTAACTATCGTAGGGAAACACTCGTTTCAGCTAGTTGGCGGAATCCGATCAAAAGACGGTGAAATTATTCCATTTGAGATTATTCCAGACGAGCGCTGGGTATGCGGAAAAGATGAGCAGCTCATCTTGCAGACGACCGTTGTATTTTTGGATGGAGTGGCAATCGAAGAACAAGGTGTTATTACATATAGCGCCATCGAATAA
- a CDS encoding LCP family protein: protein MEEQTRQTRYRKKKMRKGRVLFVVVFLLLLSAIGYSYVQFNKGKQLASDNKIEVEDFEPDDNHPTIENYLILGVDTRGEEKSRSDTMMLLSWNRKTNDMKLVSFMRDIYADIPGYQSYKLNTAYYLGGVPLLQETLNNMFDIPIHHYAMIDFKSFETLIDILAPEGIEMDVEKDMGGLIYVEIKKGLQNLNGKELLGYARFRGDAEGDFGRVARQQKVIEALKDQLFSPKNIANMPKFIGATQGYITTDLTNKDQLTTVLKAVSGGEINVEKMTIPAEGTYKINNYRHAGEVLEIDVAKNSQILHDFLNLNE from the coding sequence ATGGAAGAACAGACACGTCAAACCCGCTATCGAAAGAAAAAAATGCGTAAAGGCCGGGTACTATTCGTAGTCGTATTTCTTTTGCTTTTAAGTGCAATTGGATATAGCTATGTCCAATTTAATAAGGGAAAACAATTGGCAAGTGACAATAAAATTGAAGTGGAAGACTTTGAACCCGATGACAATCATCCGACTATAGAAAATTATTTAATCTTAGGTGTTGATACTCGCGGTGAGGAAAAATCGCGTTCCGATACGATGATGCTGCTTTCATGGAACCGAAAAACGAATGATATGAAGCTCGTGTCCTTTATGCGTGATATTTATGCGGACATACCGGGGTATCAATCGTATAAACTGAATACAGCATATTATTTAGGCGGGGTACCGTTACTTCAGGAAACGTTAAATAATATGTTCGATATACCGATCCACCATTATGCCATGATTGATTTTAAAAGCTTTGAAACTTTAATTGATATTTTGGCTCCAGAGGGTATTGAAATGGATGTTGAAAAAGATATGGGCGGATTAATCTATGTGGAGATTAAAAAAGGTCTGCAAAACCTGAATGGTAAAGAACTGCTCGGCTACGCCCGTTTCCGTGGTGATGCTGAAGGTGATTTTGGGCGTGTAGCACGTCAGCAAAAGGTTATTGAGGCTTTAAAGGATCAGCTGTTTTCACCAAAAAATATAGCGAACATGCCTAAATTCATCGGGGCTACACAAGGTTATATTACGACAGATCTAACAAACAAAGACCAGCTGACTACTGTATTAAAAGCAGTGTCTGGCGGGGAAATCAATGTTGAAAAAATGACGATTCCAGCAGAGGGGACTTACAAAATTAACAACTACCGACATGCAGGGGAAGTTCTGGAAATTGATGTGGCAAAAAATTCTCAAATTTTACACGATTTTTTAAATTTAAACGAGTAA
- a CDS encoding AI-2E family transporter produces the protein MNKVNSLPQETSKFFSSMFIRFLGGKNLLFLLVIILLVGCTVFVYDKISFIFEPLHVLFEVIILPGVLGVILFYLLRPPLKLLVRWKVPRALAILILYIVVIALITLLVLLVFPFLRDQFTNLVQEFPVVLMALANDLLAFLNNSHFSEYFEKINFDYNQILTDFTDSFITTVKVTLGSIATGVATGITGFLSTVTGIILSLVIVPFITFYLLYEGDKMPRFILFLFPPRMREQIGEVLHDMDKQISSYIQGQILVSFCIGVMMTIGFLIIGMPYALLLGFLAMITSVVPYLGPAIAATPAAIIAIVNSPWLLVKLAIVWTIVQLIEGKFISPQIMGKSLSIHPITIIFVLLTAGSLFGVPGVVLGIPGYALIKVLISHTYRLFKQRYNRFQSDETNLYEELK, from the coding sequence ATGAATAAAGTAAATTCATTACCCCAGGAAACGTCTAAATTTTTCTCTTCTATGTTTATTCGATTTTTAGGTGGTAAAAATTTATTATTCTTATTAGTGATCATCTTATTAGTTGGCTGTACGGTATTCGTATACGATAAAATTTCGTTTATATTCGAGCCGTTACATGTGTTGTTTGAAGTCATCATATTGCCCGGAGTACTAGGGGTCATCTTGTTTTACTTATTACGGCCCCCATTAAAGCTTTTAGTAAGGTGGAAAGTGCCGCGTGCCTTGGCGATTTTAATTTTGTATATAGTGGTAATCGCATTGATCACTTTACTTGTCTTGCTTGTTTTCCCGTTTTTACGTGATCAGTTTACAAACTTAGTACAAGAATTCCCTGTAGTTTTAATGGCGCTTGCGAATGATTTATTAGCATTTTTAAATAACTCCCATTTCAGCGAGTATTTTGAAAAGATCAATTTTGACTACAATCAGATTCTAACGGACTTTACAGACAGCTTTATAACAACGGTAAAAGTAACTTTAGGCAGTATAGCTACTGGAGTGGCTACGGGAATAACTGGGTTCCTGTCTACAGTTACCGGCATCATTTTATCGCTTGTCATTGTGCCGTTTATTACATTTTATTTATTGTATGAAGGCGATAAAATGCCGCGCTTCATTCTGTTCCTTTTTCCGCCACGTATGCGTGAGCAAATTGGAGAAGTACTGCATGATATGGACAAGCAAATCAGTTCCTACATACAAGGCCAGATTTTAGTATCATTTTGTATTGGTGTCATGATGACAATCGGTTTTTTAATTATTGGAATGCCATATGCTTTACTACTTGGCTTCCTCGCAATGATCACAAGTGTCGTTCCATATTTAGGGCCTGCCATTGCAGCAACCCCTGCAGCAATCATTGCCATTGTGAATTCACCATGGCTGTTGGTAAAGTTGGCAATTGTATGGACAATTGTACAATTAATCGAAGGGAAGTTTATTTCCCCTCAGATTATGGGTAAATCATTAAGTATCCATCCTATTACAATTATTTTTGTATTATTAACAGCTGGTTCTTTATTTGGAGTTCCGGGTGTTGTGCTAGGTATTCCTGGTTATGCTTTAATCAAAGTTCTCATTTCACATACGTATCGACTCTTTAAACAACGCTACAATCGTTTCCAGTCAGACGAGACGAATCTGTATGAAGAATTGAAATAA